A DNA window from Arachis hypogaea cultivar Tifrunner chromosome 18, arahy.Tifrunner.gnm2.J5K5, whole genome shotgun sequence contains the following coding sequences:
- the LOC112770680 gene encoding cysteine proteinase inhibitor 6: protein MRTTSSSSILSLRTIFVFFSFFLFSFRSSFGDCSEYDHAPMATLGGLRDSQGSENSLDTEALARFAVDEHNKKQNALLEFGRVLKAQEQVVAGTMHHLTIEAIEAGEKKIYEAKVWVKPWMNFKELQEFKHAGASPSITAADLGVKKDGHKPGLQTVPTNDPQVQDAANHAIKTIQQRSNSLVPYQLHEVVDAKAEVIDDLAKFNLLLKVKRGEKEEKFKVEVHKNNEGRFNLNQMEQDHS, encoded by the exons ATGAGAAcaacttcatcttcttcaatcctATCACTTCGCACCATCTtcgtcttcttctccttctttctcttctcGTTTCGATCTTCCTTTGGAGACTGTTCAGAGTACGATCACGCACCAATGGCTACGCTCGGAGGCTTGCGCGATTCCCAAGGATCTGAGAACAGCCTAGACACCGAAGCCCTTGCTCGTTTCGCTGTTGACGAGCACAACAAGAAACAG AATGCACTTCTGGAGTTTGGGAGGGTGTTGAAGGCACAGGAGCAGGTTGTTGCTGGCACTATGCATCATCTTACTATTGAGGCTATTGAAGCCGGCGAGAAAAAGATCTACGAAGCCAAGGTATGGGTGAAGCCCTGGATGAACTTTAAAGAACTCCAAGAGTTCAAGCATGCTGGTGCATCGCCATCAATTACTGCCGCAGATCTTGGTGTCAAGAAAG ATGGTCACAAACCAGGATTACAAACTGTGCCAACAAATGATCCTCAAGTTCAAGATGCTGCAAACCATGCTATAAAGACCATCCAGCAGAGGTCCAATTCATTAGTGCCTTATCAGCTTCATGAGGTGGTTGATGCAAAAGCTGAG GTCATTGATGATTTGGCAAAGTTTAATTTGCTGCTGAAAGTGAAGCGGGGAGAAAAGGAAGAGAAGTTTAAAGTGGAAGTGCATAAAAATAATGAAGGTCGATTCAATCTGAATCAGATGGAACAAGATCATTCCTAA